ACTGCGGTGGGGCTTTCCCACAATGCAGAGAAAAAATATAGGTTTGGCGTGATTGAAGAGCTAAGGGCGATAACGGGCATTGGATTAGCTGCCGCTGAATACCCCATGGATATTACACAGAATAACGATGTTTTCGTTGAAGTATCCGGCTTGCTGAAAGCATTGTCTGTCAATCTATTGAAAATTTCAAATGATTTGCGCCTTATGAATTCAGGCCCCTATGGCGGGTTTTCAGAAATTCGCCTAGCCGAGCTTCAACAGGGGAGTACCATCATGCCCGGAAAGGTCAATCCCGTCATCCCAGAGATGGTGATGCAGTGCGCCATGCGGGTGATTGCAAATGATGCGGCGATCACGATGGCAGCTGAGAGGGGAGAATTTGAGCTCAATGCTTTTGGGCCGCTGATTGCGGACTCTCTTTTGGAAAGCCTCCAATTGCTGAAGGAAGCTGTGCTTCTGTTTCGTACAAAGTGCATCGAACCGCTGGCCCCCAACCGGGAACGTTGTCTGCAGCTTCTTGAGGGCAGTTATGCTTTTGCAGCGGACTATATCCGCAAGCTTGGCTATGATACCGTCAGCAGAGTGGTGAAAGAGCATCCCCCCAAAGCTGCAAAAGAAATCCTGGACAGGCTTGAGGAAGAAACCTTCGCATGATTCGGAACCTTCGACAGTAAATATATTAAGGAAGCAAAATGATATCAAAGAAAAAAGCAGCAAAGGCCAAAGCTGTAAAGATATCAAAAAGAAATGCCCATCGCCAGCTACTGGCACTATGGGGGAATGAGGAGCTTTCTTAATGGAACTTGTGGGATTATCGGTATCTGAATTGATATCCGGGATTTTATCTGTTGTTTTAATTGATCTGGTTCTGGCAGGGGACAACGCCATAGTAATCGGTCTGGCTTGCCGCAATCTGCCGCGGAACCTGCAGCTGAAAGCCATTGTGATGGGAACTGCAGGTGCGGTATTGATTCGAGTTTTGGCCACGCTGGTCATCGTAAAGCTTCTCCAAATCAAGGGTTTGATGTTGGGAGGAGGTGTTTTGCTGATTTGGATTGCATACAAATTACTGGCCAAACCGAAAAACCACGACTCAGTCAAATGTTATGATTCTCTTGCTTCGGCGGTGGCCACAATCATCTTAGCAGACGCCGTGATGGGACTGGATAATATGCTGGCCATAGCAGGGGTCTCT
This genomic window from Clostridiales bacterium contains:
- a CDS encoding TerC family protein, whose protein sequence is MGLSVSELISGILSVVLIDLVLAGDNAIVIGLACRNLPRNLQLKAIVMGTAGAVLIRVLATLVIVKLLQIKGLMLGGGVLLIWIAYKLLAKPKNHDSVKCYDSLASAVATIILADAVMGLDNMLAIAGVSQGSYAMVIIGLAISIPIMVFGSTLIIRLIERLPIVIDVGAGVIAYTAGKMITEEPMLQSVLSAPAIKYPVILLIIAAVLITGIRDRKRS